The Streptomyces rimosus genomic interval GGCGCCGTCCACCTCGGCGTAATAGGTGTAGACCAGCGAGCGGCCGCCGGCGGCGAGCTGCTCGGCCGCCAGGTCCATGCGCTCCTCGCCGGCCAGCCGGCCGTGGAACGTGCCGCCGCTGAGCGCGATCTCGGTGAGCGGAGTGCGCTCGAAGTTCGGCGAGGAGACCTGGCAGGTGTGGATGCCCGCGGCGTGCGCCTGCTGGAAGACGGTCGGGTACGGCTGCCAGGCGTACGGGTCGGTCCACGGGTACCAGCGCAGCTGGTTCATCAGCTCGCCGGTGTCCGGGTTCAGGCAGGTGTAGCCCACCAGCCCGTGGGCGCCCGGCGGCTGACCCGTGCCGACCGAGGCCAGCGAGGCGGCGGTGGTGGCCGGGAAGCCCGCGGTGATCGGGCGGCCGGTGCGGTTGAACGAGCTGTCCAGAAGGGACGTCAGGAACGGTGCCTCGTCCGGATGGTCGCGCAGCAGCTGCCAGCCGAGGCCGTCGACGAGGAAGACGCAGACGCGGTCGGCGGGGTCCAGGTCCATGCCCGGCTGCCCGGTGCCGGGCAGGGCGAGGCCCTGACCGGCGGTGACGGCGGGCAGCAGATCGGCGAGCGAGCCGGTGCCGTACGCGGGCACCGGCGCGCCGGCCAGGTCGAGGGGTTCGGGTTCCGGCCAGGCGGGGACGGCGTGTGCCATCAGCGGGTGGTGGCCGCGGTGGCCTCGGACAGGGCCTGGGCGAACGCGAGGGTCTGCCGGACGGTGTCCGGGCCGTCGCCCGCCTCGCTGACCCGCAGCGACAGGTCGTCGGCGGTCGAGGAGCCGGTGTAGCCGTGGTCCGCCTCGCAGTTGGGGTCGCCGCAGGTGGCGGGCTCCAGGTCCAGACGGGCGACGGCGCCCCAGCCGATGGTCAGCACGACCTCGCGGGGCAGCCGGCCCGGGGTGTACGACTCGGGGTTGGCGACCACCCGGCTGAGCACGACGGACGAGATCCGGCCCAGCTTGACCGACTCGGTCGAGGTGGTGGCGTACGGCGAGGGAGAGGTGTCGTCGGCGGACTGCTCGTCGGTGTGGCTGACGATGAAGCGGGTGCCCGTCAGGACCAGGACCGTGACGTGGCGGCGGACCTCGTTGGCGTCGAAGGTCGTCTCCTGGTGGACCAAGTACGACACCACCGGCTCGCCGCCGACCGCGGCCTGCACCGCCTCGGCCACCAGGGCCGGGTAATAGCCGCTGCGCTCGATCGCCGCGCGCAGCCCTTGGGTCGTCGTACCGGTCTTAGCCATGCGGCCATCTTACGGGGCGTACCGGCCGGGGCGGGTCCGAGCGCCGGTGTCCGGGGCCCGGCCCGGTGTTCGGGAACCGGCCGCGGGTCCGGGCCGCGGTGGTCAGTAGGCGGGCATGCGGCGGGGGCCCAGGTCGGTGGTGGCCGGCGGGCGGGCCAGGCGGACCGTGGCGTCCAGGACGGCGAGGCCGTGGGGTGCGACGACGACCGGCTCCAGGTCGACGCCGACGACCTCGGGGTGGTCGTCGACCAGCCGGGAGACCCGCAGCAGCAGGTCCTCCAGCGCCGCGGTGTCCACCGGCTGGCTGCCACGCCAGCCGAACAGCAGGGGCGCGGTGCGGATGGAGCGTATCTGCTCGGCGACGTCGCGGTCGGTGGCCGGGATGAGGCGGTGCGCGGTGTCGCCGAGGAGCTGCGAGGGGGCGCCGGCCAGGCCGAAGGAGAGGACGGCGCCGGCGGCCGGGTCGATGGCGGCGCGGATGACCGTGTCGACGCCGCGCGGCACCATCGACTGGACGACCGGGCGCAGCTCCGCCGGTTTGCCGAGGAAGTCGGTCAGCTCCGCGTAGGCGCGGCGCAGCTCGGCCTCGCCGGGCAGGTCGAGGCGGACGCCGCCGAGGTCGGGGCGGTGGCGCAGATGGGGTGCGGTGGTCTTCAGGGCGACGGGGTAGCCCAGGCGGGCGGCGGCGCGTACGGCGGTGTCGGGGTCGGGGGCCGGGTGGGCGGGGCGTACGTGGATGCCGTAGCGGGCCAGGAGGGCGTGGGCGTCGTCGGCGGGGAGCGGGACGGAGCGGGTGATGTCGGCGTGCCGCGCGAGCTCGTCGAGGAGCCGGTCGATGTCTTCGCCCGCGGCGGTCTCCTCGATGTCCTCGTACTCCGGGACGCGGCCCGGGTCGGCAGAGTCCCGGCGCCACTTGGCGTACCGCACGGCCTGGGCGAGCGAGCGGACGGCGCGCTCGGCGGCCGGATAGACCGGTATGAGCGGGGCGGGCGGGGGGCCGTCGGGCGTGCCGGACGGGGGCTGCTGGGCTTCCGCGGGGGCCGTCGGGGCGGCGGCCGGTGGCGGGGCGGCGAGCGCGTCGGCGAGGGCGTCCATGGCCAGGTGGACGACGGTGACCGGCTTGGCGGGCACCGCCGACGCGGTGGCCTCGCGGAGCGCGGCGGCGAGGTCGGCGCCCTCGCCCGGGGAGGCGACGCCTTCCTCCCCCACCCAGGGGATGGCCGTGACGACGACGGCGTCGCAGAGGCCGTTGGCCAGGGCGGCGGACAGGGCCGTGCAGAAGTCCGCCGGGGTGGCCGCGGGGGCGAGGACGTGGGGGCGCAGCGGGCGCAGACCTTCGGTGAGGCAGGCGTCGTACGTCAGCAGGGCGAGCGCTTCGGAGTTGCCGAGGATGGCGACGCGGGGGCCGCCCGGCAGCGGCTGGGAGGCCAGCAGCAGCCCGGCGTCGGCCATCTCCGTGACGGTGTCCACGCGGATCACGCCGGCCTGGCGCATCAGGGCGGAGACCGTGCTGTCGGGGATGCGGACCGTGGGGACGGTGTGGCCGAGCGGGGCGGTGCCGGTGTGGCGGGCGCCCTTGGCGACGACGACGGGCTTGACGGCGGAGGTCCGGCGGGCCAGGCGCATGAACTTGCGGGGGTCGCCGATCGACTCCAGGTAGAGGATCGCGACGTCGGTGGCCGGGTCGTCGTACCAGTACTGGAGCAGGTCGTTGCCGGAGAGGTCGGCGCGGTTGCCGGCGGACAGGAAGGTGGAGATGCCGGCGATCGAGCCGTCGCCGGGGCCGCGCCGGTGCAGGCCGCTGAGGAGGGCGATGCCGATGGCGCCGGACTGGGTGAACAGGCCGATGCGCCCGGCGCCGGGCATCTGCGGGGCGAGCGAGGCGTTCAGCCGGACCTCGGGGGCGGTGTTGATCAGGCCGAAGGCGTTCGGGCCGATCAGGCGCATGCCGTACGAGCGGGCCTGGCGCAGCAGGGCGCGCTGCCGCTCGCGGCCCTCGGGCCCGGACTCGGCGTACCCGGAGGAGAGGATCACCAGGCCGCGCACGCCGTGCTCGCCGCAGTCCCGGACCACGCCGGGGACCTGGGCGGCGGGCACCGCGAGCACCGCGAGATCGACGGGCTCGGGGATCTCGGCCACCGAGCGGTGGCCGGGCACGCCCTCGGGGTCGAGGCGGGTGCCGCCCTCGGGGAAGGCGTGGTTGACCGCGTAGACCCGGCCCGTGAAGCCGGAGTCGCGGAGGTTGCGCAGGACGGAGCGGCCGACGCCGCCGGGGGCGCGGCCGGTGCCGACGACGGCGACCGAGCCGGGCGCGAGGAGGCGCTGTACGGAGCGGGCCTCGGCGCGCTGCTCGCGGCCGCGCATGACGGCCATGGACTGCTCGGTGGGCTCCAGGTCGAACTCCAGGCGCACCACACCGTCTTCGAAGGTGCGCTGCTGGGTGTACCCGGCGTCCGTGAAAACCTTGATCATTTTGGTGTTGGCGGGCAGCACCTCGGCGGCGAACCGGCGGATGCCGCGCTCGCGGGCGACCGCGGCGATGTGCTCCAGGAGCGCGGAGGCCACGCCGCGGCCCTGGTGGGCGTCCTGCACCAGGAAGGCGACCTCGGCCTGGTCGTCGCCGGGCTCCTTGGCGGGGCGGCCACGCTCGTCGATGCGGTCGTAGCGGACGGTGGCGATGAACTCGCCGCCGACGGTGGCGGCCAGGCCGACCCGGTCCACGTAGTCGTGGTGGGTGAAGCGGTGCACGTCGCGGTCGGACAGGCGCGGGTAGGGCGCGAAGAAGCGGTAGTACTTCGACTCGTCCGAGACCTGTTCGTAGAAGGAGACCAGGCGCTCGGCGTCGTCGGGGGCGATGGGGCGGATACGGGCGGTGCCGCCGTCGCGCAGCACGACATCGGCTTCCCAGTGGGCCGGGTAGACGCTGGCGCTGTCCGACGTGCTGTGCATGGGGCACAGCGTACGACCCGCCACCGACAACCGGCTCGGCGCGCGCCGCCGCGGGGGTCCGGCGCGGGGGTCCGGGCGGGCCGGGACGCGGCAGGCGGTTCCGGATGGCGGACGTTCCGGCCGTACATCCGTGGCCGGCCGGTACCGTGCCGACGGCCGGTGGCGCACCCCGCCACGGCCTGCCGGAGCACTCCCGGCATCATGAGACACTGGTCTAGACAACTTCGACGACTTGAAGGGCAACACCATGGCTGAGCGCCGCGTCAATGTCGGTTGGGCCGAGGGTCTGCACGCCCGCCCCGCCTCGATCTTCGTTCGTGCTGCCACCGCCTCCGGGGTTCCGGTGACGATCGCCAAGGCCGACGGCAACCCGGTCAACGCGGCCTCCATGCTGGCCGTGCTGGGCCTGGGCGCCCAGGGCGGCGAGGAGATCGTGCTGGCCTCCGACGCCGAGGGCGCCGACGCCGCGCTCGACCGTCTCGCCAAGCTGGTCGCCGAGGGCCTCGAGGAGCTCCCGGAGACCGTCTGAACCGCTTCGCGGATCGAGGTGCGCGCGGCCCCGCCGCGGTGACCGGGTGGACCGGCGCCGGGCGGGGCCGTTGCTTTTGCCTTCTCGCGCGTTCGATACGGCCCTGAGGGCCGTACCGCGATACCGGGTGGGGTTTTACCTCGATACGGCGTGCGGCCTTATCGACTGCCGCGCGCCGGAATCGGGCAGGCCCGGCCAAAGAATTACGTACGGCAATTCACCGCAGCTCGCGATTTCCGGGGCGCACGATTTCCCGAGCGCTCCCCACCCGCGTTACTGCTGCCCTGCCGAAGAATCCGTGTCCCGCTCTTGTATACGGCGGATGTGTTAATTCCGTTCGCTCACCGTGTTGACGGGCTGTTTCGGGTTCCTCACGGCCGGGCCCGGCACGTCGGCCCGCAGCGTGTACGCCCCGCGCGACCGCTCGACATGCGCCGCCATCAGGGCGCGCGCCCGCTCCGCGTCGCCCCGGCCCACCGCGTCCAGCACCGCGCCGTACTCCTCCCAGGAGCGCTCCTCGCGGGCCGGGGGCTCGACCGCGTACATCCACTCGATCTTGCGCCGGAGCTGGGTGAGGAGCGCCGCCAGGCTCGCGCTGCCGGACGCCTGGGCGAGCGTCTCGTGGAACCAGCCGTCCAGTTGGCGCAGCTCGGCGCGCTGGCCGTGCCGGGCGCGCTCCCGGCCCAGCCGGACGATGCCGCGCAGCACCTTCAGGTGCGCGGCGGTGCGGCGGGCGGCGGCGCGGGCCGCGCCCAGCGGCTCCAGCAGGCCGCGGATGTCCAGGAGGTCGGCCGCCTCGCGCTCCGTGAGCGCGGCCACGCAGGCGCCCGCGTGGTGCCGGATGGTGACGAAACCCTCGGACTCCAGCGTGCGCAGCGCCTCGCGCACGGGGACGCGGGAGACGCCGTACCGGCCGGCCAGCAGTTCCTCGATCAGCCGGCTGCCCGGCGGGAGGACGCCGGATACGATGTCGTCCCGGATCGCCGTGCACACCGCGTGCGCGGAAATATGGCCTCGCATCGTCCGTGCCTCCGCCGTCATTCCCGGGAAACGTCCGCCTATTGCCGCCGGGCGGCGGCATTCGTCGTGACTCTATTCGACGGGGACGGGATTTCCGACGGCCACGGCGCATTCATGGATATTTTTTGGCCAGCCGGAAAACCCGGCACCGACGGGCCGCGGTTCCGCAAACGCCGGTGCCCCGGCCGCGAGGGCCGGGGCACCGGGTGGGGACGGGTGTACGTCAGACGTTGACGCCGTGCGAGCGCAGGTAGGCGACCGGGTCCATGTCGGAGCCATACTCGGCCGAGGTGCGGGCCTCGAAGTGCAGGTGCGGCCCGGTGGTGTTGCCGGTGTTGCCCGACAGGGCGATCTGCTGGCCCGGCGTGACGGTCTGGCCGACCGAGACGCTGATGGACGACAGGTGGCCGTACTGGGTGTAGGTGCCGTCGTTCATCTTGATGACGACGTTGTTCCCGTACGCGCCGCCCCAGCCGGCCTCGACGACGGTGCCGGAGCCCACGGCGTGGACGGTGGTCCCGGAGTCGGCGTGGAAGTCGATGCCGGTGTGGCTGCCGGAGGACCACAGGCCGCTGGACGCCTTGTAGCTGGTGGAGACGTAGGAGCCGTCGACGGGGGCGACGTACGTCAGCAGGCGCTTGCGCTCGGCCTCGCGGGCGGCGCGCTCCTCGGCCTCCCGCTGCTTCTTGGCCTCGGCCTCGGCCTTGCGCTTGGCCTCCGCGGCCTGCTGGCGCGCCTCCGCCTCGGCCTTGGCCTGCGCGGCGGCCGCGTCGGCGGCCTCCTGCTGCGCGTCGGCCTGCGCCTCGATCTGCTCGGCGAGCTCGTCACCGAGGACGACGGCCTGGTGGAAGCCGGTGTCGTGGGTGTTCGCCTCGTCCGGGTTGCCCGCCGCCAGTGCCGGGGAGGCGACGGTGGCGACGACGCCGGAGGCGGCGAGCGTGGCTATGCCGGCCAGATTGCGGGTCGCCCGAGCGCTGCGGCTCGGACCACGGTGCTTCCCGGTGCCACGGGTGAACGCCATGGGGTGGCTGTGTCCTTTCCTTCCCTCTCGCCTACCGGGTTAGCTGACGGGTTCGGAGCAGGAAGGTCTCCTACGGGCCCCTCCGGGAAGGCGCCCGATTCACCCCAGGGGACGTGGGTCCCCGGCTCCCCTGGCTCGCGCCGTACGGGGACTCGGCGATGACTGTCCGTGCCGCGGTTGCGGCGGTGATCCCGCGGACAGCCGGATCGACGCTAAACGGGGCCACTTTCGAACGGCAAACAGAACCCCGATTTTGTGCCGTACGCCACACGGTCATCACGCAACCACCCCCCGCAATTGGGACATAAAGAAGATCCAGTGGCACGGGCGCACCACTGGATCCGCTTCATGACATCGCGTCACCCCGGCGGGTCATGACCCGCCGGGGCCGGGCGACGCCCGTGACGGGCCGTCAGCCCTTGACCACCGTCACCTCGCCGATGCCGAGCGCCTTGACGGGCTCCTCGATCTCGGCCGCGTCGCCCACCAGGACGGTCACCAGCCGGTCCACCGGGAAGGCGTTGACGGCCGCGGCGGTCGCCTCGACCGTGCCGGTCCGCGCCAGCCGGACGTACAGCTGCGCCTGGTAGTCGTCCGGGAGCTGCTGCTCGACCTGGTCGGCGAGGGTGCCGGCGACCGCCGCGGCGGTCTCGTACTTCAGGGGCGCGACACCGACCAGGTTCTGGACGGCCACGTCCCGCTCCTCGTCCGTCAGGCCCTCCGCCGCGAGGGTGCGCAGCACCTTCCACAGGTCCTCCAGCGCCGGACCGGTGGAGGCGGTGTCCACCGAGCCGCTGATGGCGAGCATCGCGGCGCCGTCGCCGTCGGCCGAGGAGCGCAGCACCTGGCCGAAGGCGCGCACCCCGTAGGTGTAGCCCTTCTCCTCGCGCAGCACCCGGTCCAGGCGGGAGGTGAGGGTGCCGCCGAGGCAGTACGTTCCGAGGACCTGCGCGGGCCAGACGCGGTCGTGCCGGTCCGGGCCGATGCGGCCGATGAGCAGCTGGGTCTGTACGGCGCCGGGGCGGTCGACGATCACCACGCGGCCGGTGTCGTCGGCCGAGATCGGGCTGGCCTTGACCGGCTCGGCGGGCGAACCCGTCCACGTGCCGAGGCTCTCCGCCAGGGCCGCGTCCACGTCGACGCCTGTGAAGTCGCCGACGATGACGGCGGTGGCCGTGGCGGGGCGGACGTGGGCCTCGTAGAAGGCGCGGACGGCCGCCGCGTCGATACGGGAGACGGTCTCCTCGGTGCCCTGGCGCGGCCGGGACATCCGCGAGTCGGCCGGGAACAGCTCCTTGGACAGGGCCATCGCGGCGCGCCGGGCCGGGTTGGCCAGCTCGTGCGGGATCTCGTCGAGGCGGTTGCGCACCAGGCGCTCGACCTCGCTGTCCGGGAAGGCCGGGGCGCGCAGGGCGTCGGCGAGCAGGCCGAGCGCCTTGTCCAGCCGGGAGGCCGGGACCTCCAGGGAGACACGGACGCCGGGGTGGTCGGCGTGCGAGTCCAGGGTGGCGCCGCAGCGCTCCAGCTCGGCGGCGAACTGCTCGGCGTCGTGCTTGTCGGTGCCCTCGGACAGGGCCCGCGCCATGATCGTGGCGACGCCGTCCAGGCCCTCGGGCTCGGCCTCCAGGGGCGCGACGATGTCGATCTCGACGGCGACGACCTGCTGGCCGGGGCGGTGGCTGCGCAGGACCGTCAGGCCGTTGGGCAGCTGCGCCCGCTCGGGGGCGGGGAACGCCCACGGCTTGGGCTCGCCGCCGGCCGGCTGCGGATGGAAGGTCATCGTGCTGCTGACGGCGTCGCTCACTGGGCCGCCTCCTCGTCGTTGTCCTCGGCGGCGGTCGGCTCGGTCGGCTCGTACACGAGCACCGCGCGGTTGTCGGGGCGCAGCCGGGCCTTGGCGACCTCCTGCACCTCCTGCGGGGTGATGTCCAGGACGCGCCGTACGGCGGTCAGGGCGAGCTGCGGGTCGCCGAACAGGACCGCGTAACGGCACAGTTCGTCGGCGCGCCCGGCGGCCGTGGCGAGCCGGTCCAGCCACTCCCGCTCCAACTGGGCCTGCGCGCGCTCCATCTCCTCGGGGCTCGGGCCCTCCTCGGCGAAGCGGGCCAGCTCCTCGTCCACGGCGCTCTCGATCTCCGGCACCTCGACGCCGCCGGAGGTCTTCACGTCCAGCCAGCCGAGCGAGGGGGCGCCGGCCAGCCGCAGCAGGCCGAAGCCCGCGGCCACGGCCGTACGGTCGCGGCGCACCAGCCGGTTGTACAGGCGCGAGGACTCGCCGCCGCCGAGCACCGTCAGCGCCAGATCGGCGGCGTCGGCCTCGCGGGTGCCGTCCTGTGGGAGGCGGTAGGCGGCCATCAGGGCGCGGGAGGGGACGTCCTCCTCGACGACCTCGCGCAGCTCCTCGCCGATGACGTCCGGGAGGGAGCCGTCGCGGGGCGGCTGCTTGCCCTCGTGGCCGGGGATGGAGCCGAAGTACTTCTCCACCCAGGCGAGGGTCTGCTCGGGGTCGATGTCGCCGACGACCGAGAGGACCGCGTTGTTGGGCGCGTAGTACGTACGGAAGAAGGCCCGCGCGTCCTCCAGGGAGGCGGCGTCCAGGTCGGCCATCGAACCGATGGGCGTGTGGTGGTACGGGTGGCCCTCCGGGTACGCCATGGCCGTCAGCTTCTCGAAGGCCGTGCCGTAGGGGACGTTGTCGTAGCGCTGGCGGCGCTCGTTCTTGACGACGTCGCGCTGGTTCTCCAGGGACTCCTCGTCCAGCGCCGTCAGCAGGGAGCCCATGCGGTCGGCCTCCAGCCACAGCGCGAGCTCCAGCTGGTGGGCGGGCATGGTCTCGAAGTAGTTGGTGCGCTCGAAGCTGGTCGTGCCGTTCAGGGAGCCGCCGGCGCCCTGGACCAGTTCGAAGTGGCCGTTGCCGGTGACCTGGGCGGATCCCTGGAACATCAGGTGCTCGAAGAGGTGGGCCAGACCGGTGCGGCCCTTGACCTCGTGGCGGGAGCCGACGTCGTACCAGAGGCAGACCGCGGCGACCGGGGTCAAATGATCTTCGGAGAGCACCACGCGCAGGCCGTTGGCCAGCCGGTGCTCGGTCGCTGTCAGGCCGCCGGAGCCGGCTTGTTCTGTGGCCGTGTGACCCATGGGCATGTACGTCCCTTCGATCCGCTTGCGAGGAAGTTCTGTCACTGTATGCAAGCGCGTCGGGCTATGGCGAAGTTCCCGTCCGGGCTGCCTCGTACGAGCGGACTTCGCCGCCGACCCGTCCGGCGGCCCGGGGAGGGTCGCGGTCGGCGTTGTCAGTGGGGCGGGCCACAATGGTCCGCACAAGACCCGAACGTGATCCAGCATCGGCAAGCAGCAGGACGCAAGCGAAGGAGCCGCAGCCGCGATGGCCCGCCGTAGCACGAAGACCCCGCCGCCGGACGACTTCGAGGAGAGGATCCTCGACATCGACGTCGTCGACGAGATGCAGGGCTCCTTCCTTGAGTACGCGTACTCGGTCATCTACTCCCGCGCCCTCCCGGACGCCCGCGACGGCCTCAAGCCCGTGCACCGCCGCATCCTCTACCAGATGAACGAGATGGGGCTGCGCCCCGAACGCAGCTACGTCAAGTGCGCCCGCGTCGTCGGCGAGGTGATGGGTAAGCTCCACCCGCACGGCGACGCCTCCATCTACGACGCCCTGGTGCGGATGGCGCAGCCCTTCTCCATGCGGCTGCCCCTGGTCGACGGCCACGGCAACTTCGGCTCGCTCGGCAACGACGACCCGCCCGCCGCCATGCGGTACACCGAGTGCAAGATGGCCTCGGCCACCTCCCTGATGACGGAGTCCATCGACGAGGACACGGTCGACTTCGCGCCGAACTACGACGGCCAGGAGCAGGAGCCCGTCGCCCTCCCGGCGGCCTACCCGAACCTGCTGGTCAACGGCGCGTCCGGAATCGCCGTCGGCATGGCGACGAACATGCCGCCGCACAACCTCGGCGAGGTGATCGCCGCCGCCCGCCACCTGATCAAGCACCCGAACGCGGACCTCGAAACGCTGATGCGGTTCGTGCCGGGCCCCGACCTGCCGACCGGCGGCCGGATCGTGGGCCTGGGCGGCATCCGGGACGCGTACGAGACCGGCCGCGGCACCTTCAAGATCCGCGCCACCGTCTCGATCGAGAACGTCACCGCCCGCCGCAAGGGCCTGGTCGTCACCGAACTGCCGTTCGCAGTGGGCCCCGAGAAGGTCATCTCCAAGATCAAGGACCTGGTGGGCGCGAAGAAGCTCCAGGGCATCGCGGACGTGAAGGACCTCACCGACCGCGAGCACGGCCTGCGCCTGGTCATCGAGATCAAGAACGGCTTCAACCCGGAAGCCGTCCTGGAGCAGCTGTACAAGCTCACGGCCATGGAGGAGTCCTTCGGCATCAACAACGTCGCGCTGGTCGACGGCCAGCCGCTGACGCTGGGCCTGAAGGAGCTGCTGGAGGTCTACGTCGACCACCGCTTCGACGTGGTGCGCCGCCGCAGCGAGTTCCGGCGCGGCAAGAAGCGCGACCGCCTCCACCTGGTCGAGGGCCTGCTGACGGCCCTGGTCGACATCGACGAGGTCATCCGCCTGATCCGCTCCAGCGAGAACAGCGCGCAGGCCAAGGAGCGGCTGATCGACCGCTTCGGCCTCAGCGACGTCCAGACGCAGTACATCCTCGACACCCCGCTGCGCCGGCTGACCAAGTTCGACCGCATCGAGCTGGAGTCCGAGCGCGACACCCTCAAGGCCGACATCGAGAAGCTGACGAAGATCCTCGACTCGGACGCCGAGCTGCGCAAGCTGGTCTCGAACGAGCTGGCCTCGGTGGCCAAGAAGTACGGCACGGACCGGCGCACGGTCCTGCTGGAGTCGGCGGGCGCCCCGGTGGCGGCGGTGCCGCTGGAGGTCGCCGACGACCCGTGCCGGGTGCTGCTGTCCTCGACGGGGCTGCTGGCCCGTACGGCCAACGGCGAGGTGAGCTTCGACGCGGAGGCCAGGCGCGTCAAGCACGACGTGATCGTCTCGGCGGTGCCGGCCACCACCCGCGGCGAGGTGGGCGCGGTGACGTCCGCCGGCCGGCTGCTGCGCCTCCAGGTGGTCGACCTGCCGCAGCTGCCGGACACCGTCGCGGCGCCGAACCTCTCCGGCGGCGCGCCGGTCGCGGAATTCCTCTCCCTCCAGGAGGGCGAGGAGCTGATCTGCCTGATGACGCTCGACGAGTCCTCGCCGGGCCTGGCGCTCGGCACCCAGCAGGGCATCGTCAAGCGCGTGGTGCCGGACTATCCCTCCCACAAGGAGGAGTTGGAGGTCATCACCCTCAAGGACGGCGACCGCATCGTGGGCGCCGCGGAGCTGCGCACGGGCGAGGAGGACCTGGTCTTCATCACCAACGAGGCGCAGCTGCTGCGCTATCCGGCGGGGCAGGTGCGGCCGCAGGGCCGGCCGGCCGGCGGCATGACGGGCATCAAGCTGGGCCCGGACGCGAAGGTGATCTTCTTCTCGGCCGTCGACCCGGCCGCCGACGCCATGGTCTTCACGGTCTCCGGCTCGCACGGCACGCTCGACGACTCGGTCTCGACGGCCAAGCTCACCCCCTTCGACCAGTACCCGCGCAAGGGCCGGGCGACCGGCGGCGTGCGCTGCCAGCGGTTCCTGAAGGGCGAGGACTGCCTGTCGCTGGCCTGGGCCGGCGCCACACCGGTACGGGCCGCGGACGCCAAGGGCTCCCCGGTCCCCCTGCCGGACCCGGACCCGCGGCGCGACGGCTCGGGCGTACCGCTGCAGAAGCCGGTCGCGGCGCTGGCGGGGCCGGTGTAGCCGGCGGGGTGATGTGAAAGCTGGTTGATGTGAGGACGGGGGCCCGGGCGGCTGCGGCCGGCCCGGGGCCCGTTCTTGCGTGGGGTCGTCGCCCTGTTGCTCTGCCGTCCGGTCTACGGGGTGTCCGCTCTACCGTCCGGCCTGCGGCTCCGGATCGGCGAAATCCCCGGGCTCTACAGGTGCGAGGTCGGCGGGCTCTGCCGGTGCGAGGCCCGCGGACCCATCGGGGTCCCCGGGCTCGTCCCCGGACAGTACGTACCGCAGCACCCCCCACATGCTGTCCGGCTCGGCGCGCTCCGGCCCCGTCTCCCGGCAGTCCGCCAGCTCCTCGCGCAGCGCCGCCGCGTCGACGCCGCTGCCGAT includes:
- a CDS encoding M16 family metallopeptidase, whose translation is MGHTATEQAGSGGLTATEHRLANGLRVVLSEDHLTPVAAVCLWYDVGSRHEVKGRTGLAHLFEHLMFQGSAQVTGNGHFELVQGAGGSLNGTTSFERTNYFETMPAHQLELALWLEADRMGSLLTALDEESLENQRDVVKNERRQRYDNVPYGTAFEKLTAMAYPEGHPYHHTPIGSMADLDAASLEDARAFFRTYYAPNNAVLSVVGDIDPEQTLAWVEKYFGSIPGHEGKQPPRDGSLPDVIGEELREVVEEDVPSRALMAAYRLPQDGTREADAADLALTVLGGGESSRLYNRLVRRDRTAVAAGFGLLRLAGAPSLGWLDVKTSGGVEVPEIESAVDEELARFAEEGPSPEEMERAQAQLEREWLDRLATAAGRADELCRYAVLFGDPQLALTAVRRVLDITPQEVQEVAKARLRPDNRAVLVYEPTEPTAAEDNDEEAAQ
- a CDS encoding DNA gyrase/topoisomerase IV subunit A is translated as MARRSTKTPPPDDFEERILDIDVVDEMQGSFLEYAYSVIYSRALPDARDGLKPVHRRILYQMNEMGLRPERSYVKCARVVGEVMGKLHPHGDASIYDALVRMAQPFSMRLPLVDGHGNFGSLGNDDPPAAMRYTECKMASATSLMTESIDEDTVDFAPNYDGQEQEPVALPAAYPNLLVNGASGIAVGMATNMPPHNLGEVIAAARHLIKHPNADLETLMRFVPGPDLPTGGRIVGLGGIRDAYETGRGTFKIRATVSIENVTARRKGLVVTELPFAVGPEKVISKIKDLVGAKKLQGIADVKDLTDREHGLRLVIEIKNGFNPEAVLEQLYKLTAMEESFGINNVALVDGQPLTLGLKELLEVYVDHRFDVVRRRSEFRRGKKRDRLHLVEGLLTALVDIDEVIRLIRSSENSAQAKERLIDRFGLSDVQTQYILDTPLRRLTKFDRIELESERDTLKADIEKLTKILDSDAELRKLVSNELASVAKKYGTDRRTVLLESAGAPVAAVPLEVADDPCRVLLSSTGLLARTANGEVSFDAEARRVKHDVIVSAVPATTRGEVGAVTSAGRLLRLQVVDLPQLPDTVAAPNLSGGAPVAEFLSLQEGEELICLMTLDESSPGLALGTQQGIVKRVVPDYPSHKEELEVITLKDGDRIVGAAELRTGEEDLVFITNEAQLLRYPAGQVRPQGRPAGGMTGIKLGPDAKVIFFSAVDPAADAMVFTVSGSHGTLDDSVSTAKLTPFDQYPRKGRATGGVRCQRFLKGEDCLSLAWAGATPVRAADAKGSPVPLPDPDPRRDGSGVPLQKPVAALAGPV